One Neisseria sicca genomic region harbors:
- a CDS encoding Na(+)-translocating NADH-quinone reductase subunit A: MIKIKKGLDLPIAGRPEQAVYDGPAITEVALLGEEYAGMRPSMKVKEGDAVKKGQVLFEDKKNPGVVFTAPASGKIAAIHRGEKRVLQSVVIAVEGDDEIEFERYVPDALANLSGEEVRRNLIQSGLWTALRTRPFSKIPAVDAEPFAIFVNAMDTNPLAADPVVVIKEAAEDFRRGLLVLSRLTERKIHVCKAAGADVPSENAANIETHEFDGPHPAGLSGTHIHFIEPVGANKTVWTINYQDVIAIGRLFVTGRLNTERVVALGGPQVNKPRLLRTVLGAKVSQITAGELVDADNRVISGSVLNGAIAQGAHDYLGRCHNQISVIEEGRSKELFGWVAPQPDKYSITRTTLGHFLKNKLFKFTTAVNGGDRAMVPIGTYERVMPLDILPTLLLRDLIVGDTDSAQALGCLELDEEDLALCSFVCPGKYEYGPLLRKVLETIEKEG; encoded by the coding sequence ATGATTAAAATCAAAAAAGGCCTAGACCTGCCCATCGCGGGCAGACCGGAGCAAGCCGTTTACGACGGTCCGGCCATTACCGAAGTCGCGTTGCTTGGCGAAGAATATGCCGGTATGCGCCCCTCGATGAAAGTCAAGGAAGGCGATGCCGTCAAAAAAGGCCAAGTGCTGTTTGAAGACAAGAAAAATCCGGGCGTGGTGTTTACTGCGCCGGCTTCCGGCAAAATCGCTGCGATTCACCGCGGTGAAAAGCGCGTGCTTCAGTCGGTCGTGATTGCCGTTGAAGGCGATGACGAAATCGAGTTCGAACGCTACGTGCCCGATGCGTTGGCAAACTTAAGCGGCGAAGAAGTGCGCCGCAATCTGATTCAATCCGGTTTGTGGACTGCGCTGCGTACCCGTCCGTTCAGCAAAATCCCCGCCGTCGATGCCGAACCGTTCGCCATTTTCGTCAATGCGATGGATACCAATCCGCTGGCGGCAGACCCTGTGGTCGTCATCAAAGAAGCCGCCGAGGATTTCAGACGAGGTTTGCTGGTGTTGAGCCGTCTGACCGAACGCAAAATCCATGTTTGTAAAGCAGCCGGTGCGGACGTGCCGTCTGAAAACGCCGCCAATATTGAAACACACGAATTCGACGGCCCGCATCCCGCTGGTTTGAGCGGTACGCACATTCATTTCATCGAGCCTGTCGGCGCGAATAAAACCGTGTGGACCATCAATTATCAAGACGTGATTGCCATCGGACGTTTGTTCGTAACAGGTCGTCTGAATACCGAGCGCGTGGTTGCTTTGGGCGGCCCGCAAGTCAACAAACCACGCCTCTTGCGTACCGTTTTGGGTGCGAAGGTGTCGCAAATTACCGCCGGTGAATTGGTTGACGCAGACAACCGCGTGATTTCCGGTTCGGTATTGAACGGCGCGATTGCACAAGGCGCGCATGATTATTTGGGACGCTGCCACAATCAGATTTCCGTTATCGAAGAAGGCCGCAGCAAAGAGCTGTTCGGCTGGGTTGCGCCGCAGCCGGACAAATACTCGATTACGCGTACGACCCTCGGCCATTTCCTGAAAAACAAACTCTTCAAGTTCACAACAGCCGTCAACGGCGGCGACCGCGCTATGGTTCCTATCGGTACTTACGAGCGCGTGATGCCGCTGGACATCCTGCCCACCTTGCTTTTGCGCGATTTAATCGTCGGCGATACCGACAGCGCGCAGGCTTTGGGTTGCTTGGAATTGGACGAAGAAGACCTCGCTTTGTGCAGCTTCGTCTGCCCGGGCAAATACGAATACGGCCCGCTGTTGCGCAAGGTGCTGGAAACCATTGAGAAGGAAGGCTGA
- a CDS encoding Na(+)-translocating NADH-quinone reductase subunit C: MAKKFDKDSFSGTLIVVLAVSLICSVIVAGAVVGLKPVQEKQKVQDKQSYILSVAGLLDKNTDISKTFADRIEQRVVDLATGEYVKDAPKDFSARVAAKDPAQSIQIKPEDDLAGIKSRAKYTEVYLVKGDDGKVSQIVLPMHGNGLWSVMYGFVAIQPDGNTINGITYYDQGETPGLGGEIGNPLWQQKFVGKKLFDEQGKLALHVSKGGSSDKEHGVDALSGASLTSKGVQGSFAYWFGENGYIPYLNKLKSAGAQ, encoded by the coding sequence ATGGCTAAGAAATTCGATAAAGACAGCTTCAGCGGCACGCTGATTGTGGTGTTGGCGGTCAGCCTGATTTGCTCGGTCATCGTGGCGGGCGCAGTTGTCGGCTTGAAACCGGTGCAGGAAAAACAAAAGGTTCAGGATAAACAAAGCTACATCCTGAGCGTTGCCGGTTTGCTCGATAAAAATACCGACATCAGCAAAACCTTTGCCGACCGTATCGAACAACGCGTGGTCGATTTGGCGACCGGCGAATATGTGAAAGACGCGCCGAAAGACTTCAGCGCACGCGTTGCCGCCAAAGACCCCGCGCAAAGCATCCAAATCAAACCTGAAGACGATTTGGCAGGCATCAAAAGCCGCGCCAAATACACCGAAGTTTATTTGGTAAAAGGCGATGACGGCAAAGTCAGCCAAATTGTTCTGCCTATGCACGGCAACGGTTTGTGGTCGGTCATGTACGGCTTCGTCGCCATCCAACCCGACGGCAACACCATCAACGGCATCACTTACTACGACCAAGGCGAAACTCCGGGCTTGGGCGGCGAAATCGGCAATCCGTTGTGGCAACAAAAATTCGTCGGCAAAAAACTCTTTGACGAACAAGGCAAACTTGCCCTGCATGTTTCCAAAGGCGGAAGCTCGGACAAAGAGCATGGCGTAGATGCCCTTTCCGGCGCATCGCTGACTTCCAAAGGCGTACAAGGTTCGTTTGCCTACTGGTTCGGCGAAAACGGCTATATCCCCTACCTGAACAAATTGAAATCAGCAGGAGCACAATAA
- a CDS encoding NADH:ubiquinone reductase (Na(+)-transporting) subunit D has translation MADMKRLKHLMFSPFIDNNPIALQVLGICSALAVTTKLQTAIVMGISVSLVTGFSSFFISLVRNYIPNSIRIIVQMAIVASLVTLVDQLLQAYAYELSKQLSVFVGLIITNCIVMGRAEAFAMKEPPLESLVDGIGNGAGYGMMLIIIATIRELIGSGKLLGYTVFQTVQDGGWYQTNGLFLLAPSAFFIIGFLIWGLRTWKPEQAEE, from the coding sequence ATGGCTGATATGAAACGCTTGAAACATTTAATGTTTTCACCCTTTATCGACAACAACCCGATTGCCTTGCAGGTTTTGGGTATTTGTTCGGCGCTGGCGGTTACCACCAAACTTCAGACGGCCATCGTGATGGGTATTTCCGTTAGTTTGGTAACCGGTTTTTCCAGCTTCTTCATCTCGCTGGTGCGCAACTACATCCCGAACAGCATCCGCATTATCGTGCAGATGGCGATTGTCGCGTCGCTGGTTACGCTGGTTGACCAATTGTTGCAGGCCTATGCCTACGAATTGTCCAAACAGCTCTCCGTATTCGTCGGCCTGATTATTACCAACTGTATCGTGATGGGTCGTGCCGAAGCCTTCGCCATGAAAGAGCCGCCGCTGGAAAGTTTGGTGGACGGCATCGGTAACGGCGCAGGTTACGGCATGATGCTGATTATTATCGCAACCATCCGCGAGCTTATCGGCTCAGGCAAACTCTTGGGCTACACCGTTTTCCAAACCGTGCAGGACGGCGGCTGGTATCAAACCAACGGCCTCTTCCTGTTGGCACCGAGCGCGTTCTTCATCATCGGCTTTTTGATTTGGGGTTTGCGCACATGGAAACCCGAACAGGCGGAGGAATAA
- the nqrF gene encoding NADH:ubiquinone reductase (Na(+)-transporting) subunit F, protein MEIILGIVMFTVIVLALALMILFAKSKLVSEGDITIKVNDEKELTMPAGGKLLGALASQGIFVPSACGGGGSCGQCRVVVKSGGGDILPTELSHISKREAREGCRLSCQVNVKTDMDIEVPEEVFGVKKWECTVISNDNKATFIKELKLAIPEGEEVPFRAGGYIQIEAPPHTVAYKDFDIPKEYHEDWDKYNLWQYVSKVDEPILRAYSMASYPEEKGIIMLNVRIATPPPRVPDAPPGQMSSYIWSLKPGDKVTISGPFGEFFAKDTDAEMVFIGGGAGMAPMRSHIFDQLKRLNSKRKITFWYGARSKREMFYVEDFDQLASEFPNFTWHVALSDPLPEDNWDGYTGFIHNVVYENHLKNHEAPEDCEFYMCGPPIMNQSVIKMLKDLGVEDENILLDDFGG, encoded by the coding sequence ATGGAAATTATTTTAGGTATCGTGATGTTTACCGTCATCGTCTTGGCTTTGGCACTGATGATTCTGTTTGCCAAATCCAAGCTGGTGAGCGAAGGCGACATCACCATCAAAGTCAATGATGAAAAAGAGCTGACTATGCCCGCCGGCGGCAAACTGTTGGGCGCGCTTGCCAGCCAAGGCATCTTCGTACCCTCCGCCTGCGGTGGCGGTGGTTCGTGCGGACAATGCCGCGTTGTCGTAAAAAGCGGCGGCGGCGACATTCTGCCGACCGAGTTGTCCCACATCAGCAAACGCGAAGCGCGCGAAGGCTGCCGTCTGTCTTGTCAGGTCAACGTCAAAACCGACATGGACATCGAAGTACCGGAAGAAGTGTTCGGCGTGAAAAAATGGGAATGCACTGTCATCTCCAACGACAACAAAGCCACGTTCATTAAAGAACTCAAGCTTGCCATTCCTGAAGGCGAAGAAGTTCCCTTCCGCGCCGGCGGCTACATTCAAATCGAAGCCCCGCCACACACCGTTGCCTACAAAGACTTCGACATTCCTAAGGAATATCACGAAGACTGGGACAAATACAATCTGTGGCAATACGTTTCCAAAGTGGACGAGCCGATTTTGCGTGCCTACTCCATGGCTTCATACCCTGAAGAAAAAGGCATCATCATGTTGAACGTACGTATCGCCACGCCGCCTCCGCGCGTACCCGATGCGCCTCCAGGACAAATGTCCTCCTACATTTGGTCGCTTAAACCAGGTGATAAAGTAACCATCTCTGGTCCGTTCGGCGAATTCTTCGCCAAAGACACCGATGCCGAAATGGTATTCATCGGCGGCGGTGCAGGTATGGCGCCGATGCGTTCCCACATTTTCGACCAGTTGAAACGTTTGAATTCCAAACGCAAAATCACCTTCTGGTACGGCGCACGTTCGAAACGCGAAATGTTCTATGTTGAAGACTTCGACCAACTCGCATCAGAATTCCCGAACTTCACATGGCACGTCGCCCTATCCGACCCGCTGCCGGAAGACAACTGGGACGGCTACACAGGCTTCATCCACAACGTGGTTTACGAAAACCACCTGAAAAACCACGAAGCACCGGAAGACTGCGAATTCTATATGTGCGGCCCGCCGATCATGAACCAGTCCGTCATCAAAATGCTTAAAGACTTGGGCGTGGAAGATGAAAACATCCTCTTGGATGATTTCGGCGGTTAA
- the putA gene encoding bifunctional proline dehydrogenase/L-glutamate gamma-semialdehyde dehydrogenase PutA, with translation MFDFAFPTQTPLRQAITDAYRRDEIEAVQDMLQRAQMSDEERRAASELARRLVTQVRASRTKASGVDALMHEFSLSSEEGIALMCLAEALLRIPDNATRDRLIADKISEGNWKSHLNNSPSLFVNAAAWGLLITGKLTAPSDKQMGSALNRLVSKGGAPLIRQGVNYAMRLLGKQFVTGQTIEEALQNGKEREKMGYRFSFDMLGEAAFTQEDADRYYNDYVQAIHAIGKDAAGQGVYEGNGISVKLSAIHPRYSRAQHERVMSELLPRLKELFLLGKKYDIGINIDAEEANRLELSLDLMEALVSDPDLAGYKGIGFVVQAYQKRCPFVIDYLIDLARRNNQKLMIRLVKGAYWDSEIKWAQVDGLDGYPTYTRKVHTDISYLACARKLLDAQDAVFPQFATHNAYTLGAIYQMGKGKDFEHQCLHGMGETLYDQVVGPQNLGRRVRVYAPVGTHETLLAYLVRRLLENGANSSFVNQIVDENISIDTLIRSPFDTIAEQGIHLHNALPLPRDLYGRGRLNSQGVDFSNETVLQQLQEKLNRAAAQDFHAASIINGKARDVGEAQPIKNPADHDDIVGTVSFADAALAQEAVGAAVAAFPEWSATPAAERAECLRRFADLLEQHTPALMMLAVREAGKTLNNAVAEVREAVDFCRYYAGEAENTLPKDAKAVGAIVAISPWNFPLAIFTGEVVSALAAGNTVIAKPAEQTSLIASYAVSLMHEAGIPTSALQLVLGAGDVGAALTGDPRIGGVIFTGSTEVAQLINKALAKRDDSPVLIAETGGQNAMIVDSTALPEQVCLDVLNSAFDSAGQRCSALRILCVQEDVADKMLAIIKGAMDELVVGKPVQLTTDVGPVIDSEAQQNLQSHINKMKGVAKSYHEVKAASDVDPAKSTFVLPILFELNNLNELTREVFGPVLHVVRYRADELDQIIDQINSKGYALTSGVHSRIEGTVKRIRERIEAGNVYVNRNIVGAVVGVQPFGGHGMSGTGPKAGGSFYLQKLTRIPEWVAPPLSRIGQADEVALKRLEALIHKLPFNAEEKKAAASALGHARIRTLRQAESVLVGPTGERNAMSWRAPKRVWVHGGSLLQAFCALTELAAAGIVTVVEPDSPLASYTADLEGLLQVNSKPESTGVHHVAALSPLDSSRKQELAKRDGALIRILPSEQGLDILQVFEEISCSVNTTAAGGNASLMAVSD, from the coding sequence ATGTTTGACTTTGCTTTTCCGACACAAACGCCACTGCGCCAAGCGATTACCGATGCTTACCGCCGCGACGAAATCGAAGCCGTTCAGGATATGCTGCAACGCGCCCAGATGAGCGATGAGGAGCGTCGGGCGGCGTCCGAACTCGCGCGCCGTTTGGTTACGCAGGTTCGTGCCAGCCGCACCAAAGCCAGCGGGGTGGATGCGCTGATGCACGAGTTTTCGCTCTCCAGCGAAGAAGGCATTGCGCTGATGTGTCTGGCGGAGGCTTTGCTGCGCATTCCCGACAATGCGACGCGCGACCGCCTGATTGCCGACAAAATTTCCGAAGGCAACTGGAAAAGCCATTTGAACAACAGCCCGTCCCTGTTCGTCAACGCCGCCGCATGGGGCTTGCTGATTACCGGCAAACTGACCGCGCCGAGCGACAAGCAGATGGGTTCGGCTCTGAACCGCCTCGTCAGCAAAGGCGGCGCACCCCTGATCCGCCAAGGCGTGAACTACGCCATGCGCCTGTTGGGCAAGCAGTTTGTTACCGGACAAACCATTGAAGAAGCGCTGCAAAACGGCAAAGAGCGCGAAAAAATGGGCTACCGCTTCTCCTTCGATATGTTGGGCGAAGCCGCCTTCACCCAAGAAGATGCCGACCGCTATTACAACGACTACGTCCAAGCCATTCACGCCATCGGTAAAGACGCCGCCGGACAAGGCGTCTATGAAGGCAACGGCATTTCCGTCAAACTTTCCGCCATCCATCCGCGCTACTCGCGCGCCCAACACGAACGCGTGATGAGCGAACTCTTACCTCGTCTGAAAGAGCTGTTCCTTTTGGGTAAAAAATACGATATCGGTATCAATATCGACGCCGAAGAAGCCAACCGTTTGGAGCTGTCTTTGGATTTGATGGAAGCACTCGTTTCCGACCCCGATTTGGCAGGTTACAAAGGCATCGGCTTTGTCGTTCAGGCATACCAAAAACGCTGCCCCTTCGTCATCGACTATCTGATTGACCTTGCCCGCCGCAACAACCAAAAACTGATGATCCGCCTCGTCAAAGGCGCGTACTGGGACAGCGAAATCAAATGGGCGCAAGTGGACGGCTTGGACGGCTATCCGACCTACACCCGCAAAGTCCATACCGACATCTCCTACCTCGCCTGCGCGCGCAAACTGCTGGACGCGCAAGACGCCGTGTTCCCGCAATTCGCCACCCACAACGCCTACACCTTGGGCGCGATTTACCAAATGGGCAAAGGCAAAGACTTTGAACACCAATGCCTGCACGGCATGGGCGAAACCTTGTACGACCAAGTGGTCGGCCCGCAAAACTTAGGCCGCCGCGTGCGCGTGTACGCCCCGGTCGGTACACACGAAACCCTGCTCGCCTACTTGGTGCGCCGCCTGTTGGAAAACGGCGCGAACTCGTCGTTCGTCAACCAAATCGTCGATGAAAACATCAGCATCGACACGCTGATCCGCAGCCCGTTCGACACCATCGCTGAACAAGGCATCCACCTGCACAACGCCTTGCCGCTGCCGCGCGATTTGTACGGCAGGGGTCGTCTGAATTCTCAAGGCGTCGATTTCAGCAACGAAACCGTGTTGCAACAGCTTCAAGAAAAACTCAACCGCGCCGCCGCGCAAGACTTCCATGCCGCATCCATTATCAACGGCAAAGCCCGCGATGTCGGCGAAGCGCAACCGATTAAAAACCCCGCCGACCACGACGACATCGTCGGCACAGTCAGCTTTGCCGATGCCGCGCTTGCCCAAGAAGCCGTCGGTGCAGCCGTTGCCGCGTTTCCTGAATGGAGCGCGACGCCAGCCGCCGAGCGCGCCGAATGCCTGCGCCGCTTCGCCGATTTGCTGGAGCAGCACACCCCCGCGCTGATGATGCTTGCCGTGCGCGAAGCCGGTAAAACGTTGAACAACGCCGTCGCCGAAGTGCGCGAAGCCGTCGACTTCTGCCGCTACTACGCAGGAGAAGCCGAAAACACCCTGCCCAAAGACGCCAAAGCCGTCGGCGCCATCGTCGCCATCAGCCCGTGGAACTTCCCGCTCGCCATCTTTACCGGCGAAGTCGTTTCCGCATTGGCAGCCGGTAACACCGTTATCGCCAAACCTGCCGAACAAACCAGCCTGATTGCCAGCTACGCCGTTTCCCTGATGCACGAAGCAGGCATCCCGACTTCCGCCTTGCAACTTGTCCTCGGCGCAGGCGATGTCGGCGCAGCGCTGACAGGCGACCCGCGCATCGGTGGCGTGATTTTCACCGGCTCAACCGAAGTGGCGCAACTGATTAACAAAGCCCTTGCCAAACGCGACGACAGCCCCGTATTGATTGCCGAAACCGGCGGTCAAAACGCCATGATTGTCGATTCTACCGCGCTGCCCGAGCAAGTTTGCTTGGACGTGCTCAACTCCGCCTTCGACAGCGCGGGACAACGCTGCTCCGCCCTGCGTATCCTTTGCGTTCAAGAAGATGTTGCCGACAAGATGCTCGCCATCATCAAAGGCGCGATGGACGAATTGGTCGTCGGCAAACCCGTTCAACTTACCACCGACGTAGGCCCCGTCATCGATTCTGAAGCGCAGCAAAACCTGCAATCGCACATCAACAAAATGAAAGGCGTTGCCAAGTCTTACCACGAAGTCAAAGCCGCCTCCGACGTTGATCCTGCGAAATCCACTTTCGTGCTGCCGATTTTGTTCGAACTCAACAATTTGAACGAACTCACCCGCGAAGTCTTCGGTCCCGTCCTGCACGTTGTCCGCTACCGTGCCGACGAACTTGACCAAATCATCGACCAAATCAACAGCAAAGGCTACGCGCTCACCAGCGGCGTACACAGCCGTATCGAAGGTACGGTCAAACGCATCCGCGAACGCATCGAAGCGGGTAACGTTTACGTCAACCGCAACATCGTCGGCGCCGTCGTCGGCGTACAACCGTTCGGCGGACACGGTATGTCAGGTACAGGTCCGAAAGCAGGCGGTTCGTTCTATCTGCAAAAACTGACCCGCATCCCCGAATGGGTTGCCCCGCCGCTGAGCCGTATCGGACAAGCGGACGAAGTCGCGCTCAAACGCCTTGAAGCCCTGATTCACAAGCTGCCGTTTAATGCGGAAGAGAAAAAAGCAGCGGCATCAGCATTGGGACACGCCCGCATCCGCACCCTGCGCCAAGCAGAATCCGTCTTGGTCGGACCGACCGGCGAACGCAACGCCATGAGCTGGCGCGCGCCCAAACGCGTCTGGGTACACGGCGGCAGCCTCCTGCAAGCCTTCTGCGCCCTGACCGAACTTGCCGCCGCAGGCATCGTAACCGTCGTCGAACCCGACAGCCCGCTTGCCTCTTACACCGCCGACCTCGAAGGCCTGTTGCAAGTCAACAGCAAACCTGAAAGCACGGGTGTGCACCACGTCGCCGCCCTAAGCCCGCTGGACAGCAGCCGCAAGCAAGAGCTGGCAAAACGCGACGGCGCACTCATCCGCATCCTCCCGTCCGAACAAGGCTTGGACATCCTGCAAGTGTTTGAAGAAATTTCTTGCAGCGTCAACACCACAGCCGCCGGCGGCAACGCCAGCCTGATGGCCGTTTCTGACTAA
- a CDS encoding NADH:ubiquinone reductase (Na(+)-transporting) subunit B, whose product MGLKHFLEKIEPHFLPGGKHEKWYALYEAAATIFYTSGAVTRKAAHVRDALDSKRMMILVWLALFPAMFYGMYNVGAQAFGALTPDLLQQSIANDWHYALANALGINMSSEAGVLGKMLFGAIYFLPIYATVFIVGGFWEVLFATVRKHEINEGFFVTSILFALIVPPTLPLWQAALGITFGVVVAKEVFGGTGKNFMNPALAGRAFLFFAYPANITGDTVWTAVDGYSGATALAQWAAHGSEGLKNAVTNQPITWMDAFIGNLPGSIGEVSTLALLIGGAFIVFARIASWRIIAGVMIGMIAMSSLFNVIGSDTNPMFSMPWYWHLVVGGFAIGMLFMATDPVSASFTNVGKWWYGALIGVMCVLIRVVNPAYPEGMMLAILFANLFAPIFDYFVAQANIKRRKARSNG is encoded by the coding sequence ATGGGCTTGAAACATTTTCTGGAAAAAATCGAACCGCACTTCCTGCCGGGCGGCAAACATGAAAAATGGTATGCCCTCTATGAAGCTGCGGCGACGATTTTCTACACATCCGGCGCGGTAACGCGCAAAGCGGCACACGTCCGCGACGCGCTCGACTCCAAACGCATGATGATTTTGGTGTGGCTGGCTTTGTTCCCCGCCATGTTTTACGGCATGTACAACGTCGGCGCGCAGGCATTCGGTGCGCTGACACCCGATTTGCTGCAACAAAGCATCGCCAACGACTGGCATTACGCCCTTGCCAACGCTTTGGGCATTAATATGTCGTCTGAAGCGGGCGTGTTGGGCAAAATGCTGTTCGGCGCGATTTACTTCCTGCCGATTTACGCAACCGTATTTATCGTCGGCGGTTTCTGGGAAGTCTTGTTTGCCACCGTACGCAAACACGAAATCAACGAAGGTTTCTTCGTGACTTCGATTCTGTTTGCCTTAATCGTTCCGCCTACGCTGCCGCTGTGGCAGGCTGCCTTGGGTATTACCTTCGGCGTGGTGGTTGCGAAAGAGGTATTCGGCGGTACGGGTAAAAACTTTATGAACCCCGCGCTGGCAGGTCGTGCCTTCTTGTTCTTCGCTTATCCCGCCAATATTACCGGCGACACCGTTTGGACGGCAGTTGACGGCTATTCTGGCGCAACTGCGTTGGCGCAATGGGCGGCACACGGTTCGGAAGGTCTGAAAAACGCCGTTACCAATCAACCTATTACTTGGATGGATGCGTTTATCGGCAACTTGCCCGGTTCTATCGGCGAAGTATCCACTTTGGCGCTTTTAATCGGCGGCGCGTTTATCGTGTTTGCCCGCATCGCTTCTTGGCGCATCATTGCCGGCGTGATGATCGGTATGATTGCGATGTCTTCGCTGTTTAACGTCATCGGTTCAGACACTAACCCGATGTTCAGCATGCCTTGGTACTGGCATCTGGTCGTCGGCGGCTTCGCCATCGGTATGTTGTTTATGGCGACCGACCCCGTTTCCGCTTCCTTTACCAATGTCGGCAAATGGTGGTACGGAGCGCTAATCGGCGTGATGTGCGTGTTAATCCGCGTGGTCAATCCGGCTTACCCTGAAGGCATGATGTTGGCGATTCTGTTTGCCAACCTGTTTGCCCCGATTTTCGACTATTTCGTCGCACAAGCGAACATCAAACGCAGAAAGGCGCGCAGCAATGGCTAA
- the nqrE gene encoding NADH:ubiquinone reductase (Na(+)-transporting) subunit E, translating to MEHYLSLFVKSVFIENMALSFFLGMCTFLAVSKKVSTAFGLGVAVTFVLGLSVPANQLVYSLLKDGAIVKGVDLTFLKFITFIGVIAALVQILEMFLDKFVPALYNALGIYLPLITVNCAIFGAVSFMAQREYNFGESVVYGFGAGLGWMLAIVALAGITEKMKYSDAPKGLKGLGITFISAGLMAMAFMSFSGIQL from the coding sequence ATGGAACATTATTTAAGCCTTTTTGTGAAATCCGTCTTCATTGAAAACATGGCGCTGTCCTTCTTCTTGGGCATGTGTACTTTTTTGGCGGTATCGAAAAAAGTATCCACCGCATTCGGCTTGGGCGTTGCCGTTACCTTCGTACTCGGCCTGTCCGTCCCTGCCAACCAGCTCGTTTACTCGCTGCTTAAAGACGGCGCGATTGTCAAAGGCGTGGATTTGACTTTCCTGAAATTCATCACCTTCATCGGCGTGATTGCGGCTTTGGTGCAGATTCTGGAAATGTTCTTGGACAAATTCGTTCCCGCCCTCTATAACGCGCTGGGCATCTACCTGCCGCTGATTACCGTAAACTGCGCGATTTTTGGTGCTGTTTCGTTTATGGCGCAACGCGAATACAACTTCGGCGAATCCGTCGTGTACGGCTTTGGCGCGGGTTTAGGCTGGATGTTGGCAATTGTCGCTTTGGCGGGCATTACCGAAAAAATGAAATATTCGGACGCTCCCAAAGGCCTCAAAGGACTGGGCATCACCTTCATCTCCGCCGGCCTGATGGCGATGGCGTTTATGTCGTTCTCCGGCATCCAGTTATAA